A region of Halobellus limi DNA encodes the following proteins:
- a CDS encoding DUF7567 family protein yields MSLEVLDRHSEALFEFLWCPVCGQEVFTHIPFEGVFCKNCNTQVVLQESREDRGYEEAVLACFDTDSTWNLHVDEKLRRDLPDGSARAKILGAPGAYEIDWWSPAPGEDWEPVERGEFDDVEEPDEVSHLA; encoded by the coding sequence ATGAGTCTCGAAGTACTCGACCGACACAGCGAGGCACTGTTCGAGTTCCTCTGGTGTCCCGTCTGCGGGCAGGAAGTGTTCACCCACATTCCCTTCGAGGGAGTGTTCTGCAAGAACTGTAACACGCAGGTCGTCCTCCAAGAGTCTCGAGAAGACCGTGGCTACGAGGAGGCTGTGCTCGCGTGCTTCGACACCGACTCAACGTGGAACCTTCACGTCGACGAGAAGCTCCGCCGCGACCTGCCTGACGGCTCGGCACGGGCAAAAATCCTCGGTGCACCGGGTGCCTATGAGATCGACTGGTGGAGTCCAGCACCTGGGGAGGATTGGGAGCCGGTCGAGCGTGGTGAATTCGACGACGTGGAGGAACCAGACGAGGTGTCACATCTCGCGTAG
- a CDS encoding helix-turn-helix domain-containing protein, with protein MISKAGLAVLDALSTGREATPAELAAETGYSREHLYDVLNELLAAGLLTETRGSSNQRRVRIAEHPVTEAYRTLQSEFSHVDWTELLSPATLRVCWYLDRPRHIAGIADRLGITRQGVHSALSPLKHRALLSRSDSKYALHDEVSPLLAFARATVEHEHRARVREIAPSATIAWCDPKRALVRLQTDEDTDALQAAPDWEMTGLGRFTAYGLQFFLAGEPPFWYAPDEDLTPAEVVCHTLLLDSGSRRVSYSMLLIEAEDIDQETLVETAQWYDLEPTVKALYRPLQGDFDRTDDLPVILPKKNEYMALKDQYGVA; from the coding sequence ATGATTTCGAAGGCCGGACTCGCCGTGCTTGACGCGCTGAGTACCGGCCGTGAAGCAACACCGGCGGAACTCGCGGCCGAAACCGGATATTCACGAGAACATCTGTACGACGTACTCAACGAATTGCTCGCAGCGGGATTGCTCACAGAAACCCGTGGGTCCAGCAATCAGCGTCGTGTCCGCATCGCGGAACATCCAGTTACCGAAGCGTATCGAACGCTGCAGTCGGAGTTCAGCCACGTAGACTGGACGGAACTGCTCTCCCCAGCCACACTCCGCGTGTGTTGGTATCTCGATAGACCACGACACATCGCTGGTATCGCAGACCGGCTCGGAATCACTCGACAAGGTGTCCACAGCGCGTTATCACCGCTCAAGCACCGAGCACTACTCTCCAGATCTGATTCGAAGTACGCCCTTCATGACGAAGTCTCGCCGCTGTTGGCGTTCGCCCGGGCTACTGTAGAGCACGAACATCGAGCCCGAGTCCGGGAAATCGCTCCCAGTGCCACGATCGCGTGGTGCGATCCGAAGCGAGCACTCGTTCGCCTGCAGACCGACGAGGATACGGACGCACTCCAAGCAGCTCCGGACTGGGAGATGACCGGACTGGGTCGGTTTACAGCGTATGGTCTACAGTTTTTCCTCGCCGGCGAGCCTCCGTTCTGGTATGCTCCGGACGAAGACCTAACGCCTGCTGAAGTCGTATGCCATACGCTCCTTCTGGATAGCGGATCTAGGCGGGTCAGCTATTCGATGCTGCTGATCGAGGCGGAGGATATCGATCAGGAGACACTCGTCGAGACCGCACAGTGGTACGACCTGGAACCCACTGTGAAAGCGTTGTATCGGCCACTTCAGGGCGACTTCGACAGAACAGATGATCTGCCAGTCATCCTCCCAAAAAAGAACGAATATATGGCACTCAAAGACCAGTACGGAGTCGCGTAA
- a CDS encoding restriction endonuclease, which yields MAVLDDLSGFEFEDLMEDVFRNLGYENVRQAERTADEGRDVIMEEIVDGTRRAIIVECKHTGTVGRPVVQKLHSAIATFDFDGPKRGMVATTGRFTNPAEEYADRLQRNDDPYPIELIDGEDLREIADEIGLDLYNGRIEILCDETLRPYDPAADVDAPVQEAFRDIENIEAADLPVPHSQVTFRPVVAITADTNSVFETSVGVIHRINDRTQFVVHAERGHPKVADDEVATLVTENFHATVPLDTGQFTEVFDDVDERRFGQTQTEYKEWAVDRLQDYHTTTVTYTGDNNVTYNKTCEPNLSDISVQSIEPVYLPEVRQTTEILEYSYPYEYYAAGPSRVTLEDGIHRCVHCETSGVDETYTYCPNCGAIACDTHIKTERLEGEPVCTGCAVTERFALKRKYFYDEENLDAFRKEYAEMPLHEKAMENKLLAGGSVVATLLLVVGLLVIGGII from the coding sequence ATGGCTGTACTGGACGACCTCTCGGGATTCGAGTTCGAGGACTTGATGGAGGACGTCTTCCGGAACCTCGGCTACGAAAACGTCCGCCAGGCCGAGCGGACGGCCGACGAGGGGCGCGACGTCATCATGGAGGAGATCGTCGACGGCACGCGACGGGCGATCATCGTCGAGTGCAAGCACACCGGGACGGTCGGCCGGCCGGTCGTCCAGAAGCTGCACTCGGCCATCGCGACGTTCGACTTCGACGGCCCGAAGCGAGGGATGGTCGCCACCACAGGTCGATTTACGAACCCTGCCGAGGAGTACGCTGACCGGCTCCAGCGGAACGACGATCCCTATCCCATCGAGCTGATCGACGGCGAGGACCTTCGGGAGATCGCCGACGAAATCGGTCTCGATCTCTACAACGGGCGCATCGAGATCCTCTGTGACGAGACGCTCCGACCGTACGATCCGGCGGCGGATGTCGACGCACCTGTCCAGGAGGCGTTCCGCGACATTGAGAACATCGAGGCCGCGGATCTGCCGGTGCCGCACTCGCAAGTGACGTTCCGACCAGTGGTTGCGATCACCGCCGACACGAACTCTGTCTTCGAGACCTCAGTCGGTGTCATCCACCGGATCAACGACCGCACACAGTTCGTTGTCCACGCTGAGCGCGGCCATCCGAAGGTGGCCGACGACGAAGTCGCGACGCTGGTCACCGAGAACTTCCACGCGACGGTCCCCCTCGATACCGGGCAGTTTACCGAGGTATTCGACGACGTCGACGAACGACGGTTCGGCCAGACCCAAACGGAGTACAAGGAGTGGGCTGTTGACCGCCTCCAGGATTACCACACGACGACGGTGACCTACACCGGCGACAATAACGTCACGTACAACAAGACCTGTGAGCCGAATCTCTCGGACATCTCAGTGCAATCGATTGAGCCGGTGTATCTACCTGAGGTTCGGCAGACGACAGAGATACTGGAGTACTCGTATCCGTACGAATACTATGCTGCTGGCCCCTCACGGGTCACTCTGGAGGACGGGATTCATCGCTGCGTCCACTGCGAAACGAGCGGCGTCGACGAGACGTACACCTACTGTCCGAACTGCGGGGCGATCGCCTGCGACACCCACATCAAGACCGAACGGCTCGAAGGGGAGCCGGTCTGTACCGGCTGTGCGGTGACCGAACGGTTCGCGCTGAAGAGGAAGTACTTCTACGACGAGGAGAACCTCGACGCGTTCCGCAAGGAGTACGCCGAGATGCCCCTCCACGAGAAGGCGATGGAGAACAAGCTGCTTGCTGGAGGGAGCGTGGTTGCGACGCTGCTGCTCGTCGTCGGACTACTCGTGATCGGCGGCATCATCTAA
- a CDS encoding DUF6166 domain-containing protein encodes MTGGRAYRGERCMGGQLVYTPDGDVLDKHLHVLRRAPGGFDWGPEADEACIDQLAIALLADSATKKIALDHYKEFAQYLREELEGDEWRLPTSDISADTWSRDIDVADETPSPEDVDITAVDFDEMTFAVERALCEQHDISIHQSVDDRREELEDARQAVQSETTDSEESQTDTGGFEFPAASQ; translated from the coding sequence ATGACCGGCGGCCGAGCGTACCGCGGTGAACGCTGTATGGGTGGACAGCTGGTGTACACGCCCGATGGCGACGTACTGGACAAGCACCTCCACGTCTTGCGCCGCGCTCCTGGTGGATTCGACTGGGGACCGGAGGCCGACGAGGCCTGCATCGATCAACTCGCGATCGCGCTGCTGGCCGATTCAGCGACGAAGAAGATCGCACTCGACCACTACAAGGAGTTCGCGCAGTACCTGCGTGAAGAGCTCGAGGGTGACGAGTGGCGGCTCCCGACCAGCGACATTTCGGCCGATACCTGGTCGCGAGACATCGACGTGGCTGATGAGACGCCCTCACCGGAGGACGTCGACATCACGGCAGTCGATTTCGACGAGATGACCTTCGCGGTCGAGCGAGCGCTCTGCGAGCAGCACGACATTAGCATCCACCAGAGCGTCGACGACCGCCGCGAGGAACTGGAAGACGCCCGCCAGGCAGTCCAATCAGAAACTACCGACTCGGAGGAGTCACAGACCGACACCGGCGGGTTCGAGTTCCCCGCAGCTAGCCAGTAG
- a CDS encoding DUF6166 domain-containing protein: MNGNARRTTSNVVQTEALANRRDDSVEYVGFRIDGQAVVLNLSEHQRLTPDRSLDLVNHSPTGFEWGYAGSGPAQLACGLLLDYYNDAQIAREHYIGFRNCVISQLECDGPAACWHLTGEEIDAAMATIADDVVALPDGGGPSPTLPENWRTVTRPDRRVFQRADRDHYIVLGEGTDGWLAVLCNQGDRAYPAPLASRTVSDDADVEQAIRALVDESNNLIEPPEGEC; this comes from the coding sequence ATGAACGGGAACGCCCGACGCACCACGTCGAACGTAGTCCAGACAGAAGCGCTCGCTAACCGTCGCGACGACTCCGTCGAATACGTCGGCTTTCGCATCGACGGCCAGGCCGTCGTTCTGAATCTCTCCGAACACCAGCGTCTCACTCCCGATCGAAGTCTCGATCTGGTCAACCACAGCCCGACAGGCTTCGAGTGGGGATACGCTGGAAGCGGGCCCGCACAGCTCGCCTGTGGGCTCCTCCTCGACTACTACAACGACGCCCAGATCGCGAGAGAACACTACATTGGGTTCCGGAATTGCGTGATCAGCCAGCTCGAGTGTGACGGCCCGGCGGCGTGCTGGCACCTCACCGGCGAAGAAATCGACGCGGCGATGGCGACGATCGCCGACGACGTCGTCGCCCTTCCCGACGGCGGGGGGCCGTCACCGACACTCCCCGAGAACTGGCGAACGGTCACTCGCCCTGACCGGCGAGTCTTCCAGCGGGCTGATCGCGACCACTACATCGTGCTTGGGGAGGGAACCGACGGCTGGCTGGCCGTCCTCTGTAATCAGGGCGATCGCGCCTATCCGGCACCCCTGGCGAGCCGGACGGTTTCGGACGATGCCGATGTCGAGCAGGCCATCCGGGCCCTGGTCGACGAGAGCAACAACCTCATCGAGCCACCGGAGGGGGAGTGCTGA
- a CDS encoding peroxiredoxin: protein MINEGASAPSFTLPGLRDGEQTGYCLDESTANDRAALLVFYPFDFSPICTNELCAIRDAEWFQLTPALDVWAISGDSVYAHRAFAEEYGLNFPLLSDSSGRVAESYDICYDEWENHERVPQRAVFLIDSEQTIRYAWATEDALEKPDFFPVKDALDTLEAERDEFGPEDVELVVEYNEEPESLT, encoded by the coding sequence ATGATAAACGAGGGAGCGTCTGCACCGTCATTTACTCTTCCGGGTCTCCGTGACGGAGAACAAACCGGGTACTGCTTGGATGAGTCAACAGCCAATGATCGGGCTGCGTTGCTGGTATTTTACCCGTTTGATTTCAGTCCTATTTGTACAAACGAACTGTGTGCGATTCGCGATGCAGAGTGGTTTCAGCTAACGCCCGCTCTCGATGTCTGGGCAATTTCTGGTGACAGCGTCTACGCCCATCGAGCATTCGCCGAGGAATACGGCCTCAATTTCCCGTTACTTAGTGATAGTTCCGGGCGGGTTGCCGAGTCATATGACATCTGTTATGATGAATGGGAGAACCACGAGCGCGTCCCGCAGCGTGCCGTGTTTCTCATTGATTCCGAGCAAACGATTCGATACGCCTGGGCGACAGAAGATGCACTCGAGAAGCCGGATTTCTTCCCGGTTAAAGACGCTCTTGATACGCTTGAAGCGGAACGTGATGAATTCGGTCCTGAGGATGTCGAATTAGTAGTCGAATATAACGAGGAACCGGAATCTCTAACGTAG
- a CDS encoding winged helix-turn-helix transcriptional regulator, producing the protein MADTTSSAPACDVEGTCYCPLTGVIDTLSRKYAMQLVSIIGAHDSLRFAEIEEHLPTASTSTISKRLDEFEEAGLVSRTQYNEIPPRVEYALTDEGDEIRSRLEPLLEWATANS; encoded by the coding sequence ATGGCAGACACTACGTCATCGGCGCCCGCGTGCGATGTCGAGGGGACGTGCTACTGTCCGCTCACGGGTGTCATCGACACGTTGAGCCGGAAATACGCGATGCAACTCGTCAGCATCATCGGCGCACACGATTCGCTGCGGTTCGCGGAGATTGAGGAGCACCTCCCGACGGCGAGTACCTCGACAATCTCGAAACGACTCGACGAGTTCGAGGAGGCAGGACTCGTCTCACGGACGCAGTACAACGAAATTCCACCACGCGTCGAATACGCGCTAACTGACGAGGGTGATGAGATTCGTTCGAGATTAGAACCGCTTCTTGAGTGGGCGACGGCGAACTCCTGA
- the merA gene encoding mercury(II) reductase: MTQTADYDLVILGGGAAAFAAITEASRRDLSTAMVNTGLPIGGTCVNVGCVPSKHLLAVAESGAAASENPFDAVRYPEEPTVDWAAALNDTDELVERFRQENYVDVAEHFEIDIYEGYGQLVDDTTIEVVDGADEGAHITGKKALVATGSSPWAPPIDGLYDVDYYTSETILEERDLPESILMLGGGYIALEWGQILHRVGIDVTVLQRSDRVLSDMEGQLGREMQRAFEEEGIEVITGNDFQRVRTLAADGGAEAIQSGVAVETTIDGDERTVTGDALFVATGVQPNSEGIGLETVGIETNPDGTIRVDEYFQTTNPDIYAAGDVIGEPELETVAAKEGNHAVKNAFGNEGVSIDYDAVPAVVFTSPEVAAVGTTEREYMDEHGTCSCRTVQMADVPRAKAVENTDGLVQVVKHHETDEIVGVHMVGPRAADIIMEATLAVTFGLTVDDIIDTVHPFPTFSEAFKQACQAFRRDISTMSCCIE, from the coding sequence ATGACTCAGACAGCCGACTACGATCTCGTGATTCTCGGTGGCGGCGCCGCAGCCTTCGCCGCAATCACCGAAGCGAGTCGACGCGATCTCTCGACAGCGATGGTGAATACCGGCTTGCCCATCGGCGGGACGTGCGTGAACGTCGGCTGTGTTCCGAGTAAGCATCTCCTTGCCGTCGCCGAGAGCGGAGCTGCAGCGTCGGAGAACCCCTTCGACGCCGTTCGATACCCCGAGGAGCCGACCGTCGATTGGGCCGCCGCCCTCAACGACACCGACGAACTCGTCGAGCGGTTCCGGCAGGAGAACTACGTCGACGTCGCCGAGCACTTCGAGATCGACATCTACGAGGGGTACGGCCAGCTGGTCGACGATACTACCATCGAGGTCGTCGACGGCGCCGACGAGGGCGCACACATTACTGGGAAGAAGGCCCTCGTCGCGACCGGCAGTTCACCGTGGGCGCCGCCCATCGACGGCCTCTACGACGTCGACTACTACACGAGTGAGACCATCCTCGAGGAGCGCGACCTTCCCGAGAGTATCCTAATGCTCGGTGGGGGATACATCGCGCTGGAGTGGGGACAGATCCTGCACCGTGTCGGCATCGACGTGACGGTTCTCCAGCGCTCCGACCGCGTCCTCTCGGACATGGAAGGCCAACTTGGTCGCGAGATGCAGCGTGCATTCGAGGAGGAGGGCATCGAGGTGATCACCGGCAACGACTTCCAGCGCGTCCGCACGCTAGCAGCCGACGGCGGCGCCGAAGCGATTCAGTCAGGCGTCGCCGTCGAAACGACCATCGACGGAGACGAGCGAACGGTCACCGGCGACGCGCTGTTCGTCGCGACCGGCGTCCAGCCGAATAGCGAGGGCATCGGCCTCGAAACGGTTGGGATCGAAACGAACCCCGACGGGACGATTCGTGTCGACGAGTACTTCCAGACGACGAATCCCGACATCTACGCGGCGGGCGACGTGATCGGCGAGCCCGAACTGGAGACCGTCGCCGCCAAGGAGGGCAATCACGCCGTCAAGAACGCGTTCGGCAACGAGGGCGTCAGCATCGACTACGACGCGGTGCCAGCAGTCGTGTTCACCAGCCCGGAAGTCGCCGCAGTCGGGACGACAGAACGCGAGTATATGGACGAGCACGGCACCTGCTCGTGCCGAACCGTCCAGATGGCGGATGTCCCGCGAGCGAAGGCCGTCGAGAACACGGATGGCCTCGTCCAAGTCGTCAAACACCACGAGACTGACGAGATCGTCGGCGTCCACATGGTCGGCCCCCGTGCCGCCGACATAATTATGGAAGCCACGCTTGCGGTGACGTTCGGCCTCACGGTCGACGACATCATCGACACCGTCCACCCGTTCCCGACGTTCTCCGAGGCGTTCAAACAGGCCTGTCAGGCGTTCCGACGGGACATATCGACGATGAGCTGCTGTATCGAGTGA
- a CDS encoding CopG family ribbon-helix-helix protein — MRTSLNVSEDILEEFDETWQAEGLDSRSRAIREAMQEYIEGHSQLEEVSGEVVAVLAFDYQHHEVIHDLHSAQHQFQDVIETMSHTHQGEWCLETVFCHGDAARVRELVYRLRDFDGVGRVKTMLLRSTAPADPE, encoded by the coding sequence ATGCGCACGAGCTTGAACGTGTCTGAGGACATTCTCGAGGAGTTCGACGAGACATGGCAGGCTGAGGGGTTGGACTCCCGCTCGCGGGCGATTCGTGAAGCGATGCAGGAATACATCGAGGGACATTCACAACTCGAGGAGGTTTCAGGCGAGGTCGTCGCTGTACTGGCATTCGATTACCAGCACCACGAGGTGATTCACGATCTCCATTCGGCCCAGCACCAGTTTCAGGACGTCATCGAAACGATGAGCCATACCCACCAGGGCGAGTGGTGTTTAGAGACCGTCTTCTGTCATGGCGATGCGGCGCGGGTGCGGGAACTCGTGTATCGGCTCCGTGATTTCGATGGGGTTGGTCGTGTGAAGACGATGCTCCTCCGCAGTACTGCGCCGGCCGACCCGGAGTGA
- a CDS encoding sulfite exporter TauE/SafE family protein, giving the protein MLHGEAFPLLVGAIALGFVHGIEPGHGWPVAASYALDQSNKWLYGLAASSLIGIGHLISSLAMVGVFFYAKSYFQLTQVNEPISILGGVSIGGPVSIVAGVLLIGLGIREYTHGHSHQHEDSHGHDHDEHTEEQSSHHSHGTPPTHEHSPDGLLTRVKIRLGKIGGHSHEHGTDPAPDADRGLLGIAWFAFVLGFAHEEEFEIIGLCAGSTYCLELMTAYALTVIVGIVGLTMLLIAGYQEYEETVERYTPYLPLFSATVLIVMGLGFIAGVF; this is encoded by the coding sequence ATGCTCCACGGCGAGGCGTTTCCACTGTTGGTCGGCGCGATTGCGCTCGGATTCGTGCACGGCATCGAGCCCGGACACGGATGGCCGGTCGCCGCGAGTTATGCACTCGATCAATCCAATAAGTGGCTCTACGGACTCGCCGCCAGCTCGCTGATCGGCATCGGCCACCTCATTAGCAGTCTGGCGATGGTCGGCGTGTTCTTCTACGCGAAATCCTACTTTCAGCTGACCCAAGTGAACGAGCCGATCTCGATTCTTGGCGGCGTTTCCATCGGCGGTCCAGTCAGCATCGTCGCAGGCGTCTTACTCATCGGACTCGGGATTCGAGAGTACACGCACGGCCATTCTCACCAGCACGAGGACAGCCACGGACACGACCACGATGAGCATACGGAGGAGCAGTCGAGCCACCACAGTCACGGCACGCCACCCACGCACGAACACTCCCCGGATGGGCTCCTTACACGGGTGAAAATTCGGCTTGGAAAAATCGGAGGGCACTCCCACGAGCACGGGACCGATCCGGCTCCTGACGCCGACCGCGGACTCCTCGGAATCGCCTGGTTCGCATTCGTCCTCGGGTTCGCTCACGAAGAAGAATTCGAGATTATCGGCCTCTGTGCCGGTTCGACGTACTGTCTGGAGCTGATGACTGCGTATGCGCTGACGGTCATCGTCGGCATTGTCGGGTTAACGATGCTCCTCATCGCCGGCTATCAGGAGTACGAAGAAACAGTCGAGCGGTATACACCGTACCTGCCGCTGTTCTCAGCGACCGTCCTCATCGTCATGGGACTCGGCTTCATCGCCGGCGTCTTCTGA
- a CDS encoding ArsR/SmtB family transcription factor — protein sequence MALLESDVPIREVVTTDPEKAKALENDVRVKILDMLATEEMTIEEIHDELHRRGEEKAETTVRHHVNVLKDAGMVEIARLEEAGGGTRKYYKSNTRIFSYDLPEDAEQTLAGAQETAAAELAGLVETLYGEHGDDIEAVAREMKPCEYCATQHYEEFVLRELLNRALIDLTENGTLESVRRDSEDAGDEAESHDDEDGR from the coding sequence ATGGCGCTCCTCGAATCTGACGTGCCGATCCGCGAAGTCGTGACGACGGACCCGGAGAAAGCGAAGGCACTGGAGAACGATGTCCGGGTGAAGATCCTCGACATGCTCGCAACCGAGGAAATGACGATCGAGGAGATCCACGACGAACTGCATCGTCGTGGCGAAGAAAAGGCGGAGACGACGGTGCGCCACCACGTGAACGTCCTGAAGGATGCGGGGATGGTCGAGATTGCCCGGCTCGAAGAAGCTGGTGGGGGGACGCGGAAGTACTACAAGTCGAACACGCGGATTTTTTCGTATGACCTACCAGAGGACGCTGAGCAGACGCTCGCTGGGGCGCAGGAAACCGCGGCAGCCGAATTAGCAGGGCTCGTTGAGACGCTCTATGGGGAGCACGGCGACGACATCGAAGCGGTGGCACGAGAAATGAAGCCGTGCGAGTACTGTGCAACACAGCATTACGAGGAGTTCGTCCTCCGTGAACTGCTAAATCGCGCGCTTATTGACCTTACTGAGAATGGGACGCTGGAGAGTGTTCGGCGTGATTCAGAAGACGCCGGCGATGAAGCCGAGTCCCATGACGATGAGGACGGTCGCTGA
- a CDS encoding heavy metal translocating P-type ATPase, which translates to MGTTHDQFNVGGMSCSFCAESIKKAYSRTDGVEDVDVSLAHEEVLVEYDDDLLSEVEVKDTLRDLGYTIRDPDKAKRYEQQQAELSDGKRRLLIAGGASIVIAALMGWMIFVMGRFESTSLGMDLVTLGLALGTMFGPGRYIKEKAFQSVRRGIFNQHVLLEAGAFAGLVGGLLGLFVFPSFPTVHFFAVSVFITTYHILSEYTSLIVRTRASRAVQGLLDLQPDTARRVSDDGDVEEVPVDDLDVGNRVRVKPGENIPVDGTVVEGESMVDESVATGESIPEEKAAGDAVIGGSVNETGTLLIEVTATGEDAFLNQVAREIEEARAMKPGIIQLADRVLKYFVPGVLTIAALSFLFWVVAPLAWGAAPNVQRGAFAALAVLVLGYPCALGMATPLALIRGGGKAANRGILMRSGDAFQIFPDVDHIVLDKTGTITVGEPAVSEVVAFGADEVDVLTTAASAEAFSEHPLADAILEFADEQDVEYADPDDFDSVTGKGVRATVASDDVLVGKPGWLSDEGIDLSKGSDDIERLQGHGLTVAGVVRDGDLLGLIGIGDEVKSDAAATIQRMRDAGITPVMITGDNERTADAVAEEVSIDRVMADVLPDEKREEIGRLQDEGHRVAMVGDGINDAPALTQADIGIAIGAGTDIAIESADIVLMGDRLGGVMDAYEIGNESYRKTRQNLATAFAFNGVGVAAATTGLVHPVFAMLAMVLSVSAVLANSFAGQLLSGEGVNTEFALDDRTDGERGDGRVTAD; encoded by the coding sequence ATGGGAACGACACACGACCAATTCAACGTCGGGGGGATGTCCTGCTCGTTCTGTGCCGAGAGCATCAAGAAGGCCTACAGTCGAACCGACGGCGTTGAGGACGTCGACGTGAGTCTCGCCCACGAGGAAGTTCTCGTCGAATACGACGACGACCTGCTGAGCGAGGTCGAGGTAAAGGACACGCTCCGAGACCTCGGGTACACCATCCGCGACCCTGACAAAGCGAAGCGGTACGAGCAACAGCAGGCCGAACTCTCCGACGGCAAGCGTCGCCTCCTCATCGCCGGTGGCGCATCCATCGTTATCGCTGCCCTGATGGGATGGATGATTTTCGTGATGGGGCGCTTCGAGTCAACATCTCTCGGGATGGATCTGGTGACTCTGGGGCTGGCACTCGGGACGATGTTCGGGCCCGGCCGCTATATCAAAGAGAAAGCCTTCCAGAGCGTGCGCCGGGGTATCTTCAACCAGCACGTCCTCCTGGAAGCGGGCGCGTTCGCCGGACTCGTGGGTGGACTGCTTGGCCTGTTCGTCTTCCCGAGCTTCCCGACCGTTCACTTCTTCGCCGTCTCCGTGTTCATCACCACCTATCACATCCTTTCGGAGTACACCAGCCTCATCGTCCGCACGCGAGCTTCCCGAGCCGTCCAAGGCCTTCTCGACCTCCAGCCCGACACGGCACGCCGCGTCAGTGATGACGGTGATGTCGAGGAGGTCCCTGTCGACGACCTCGACGTTGGCAATCGCGTCCGCGTCAAGCCCGGCGAAAACATCCCCGTCGACGGCACGGTCGTCGAGGGCGAATCGATGGTCGACGAGTCGGTCGCTACCGGCGAGTCCATTCCCGAAGAGAAGGCCGCCGGCGACGCGGTGATCGGTGGCAGCGTCAACGAGACCGGGACGCTGCTCATCGAAGTAACTGCAACCGGGGAGGACGCGTTCCTAAACCAGGTCGCCCGCGAGATCGAGGAGGCGCGGGCGATGAAGCCCGGCATCATCCAGCTCGCCGACCGCGTGCTCAAGTATTTCGTCCCCGGCGTCTTGACGATCGCCGCGCTCTCGTTCCTCTTTTGGGTGGTCGCACCACTCGCGTGGGGGGCAGCCCCCAACGTCCAGCGCGGGGCGTTCGCAGCCTTGGCGGTTCTCGTCCTCGGCTATCCGTGTGCGCTTGGGATGGCGACACCGCTCGCCCTAATTCGGGGTGGCGGGAAGGCGGCGAACCGCGGCATCCTGATGCGCTCCGGTGACGCCTTCCAGATATTTCCCGACGTCGACCACATCGTGTTGGACAAGACCGGCACCATCACCGTCGGCGAACCCGCCGTCAGTGAAGTCGTCGCGTTCGGTGCCGACGAGGTGGATGTACTCACGACTGCGGCTAGCGCGGAGGCCTTCTCTGAACACCCGCTCGCAGATGCGATCCTCGAGTTCGCCGACGAGCAAGATGTCGAGTACGCTGACCCCGATGATTTCGACTCCGTGACCGGCAAGGGCGTCCGGGCAACCGTGGCCAGCGACGACGTGCTGGTCGGGAAACCGGGATGGCTCAGCGACGAGGGGATCGACCTGTCGAAGGGGAGCGACGACATCGAGCGACTTCAGGGCCACGGCCTCACCGTTGCCGGAGTTGTTCGTGACGGTGACCTACTCGGTCTGATCGGTATCGGTGACGAGGTCAAGAGCGACGCCGCTGCGACCATCCAACGGATGCGAGACGCCGGCATCACGCCCGTGATGATCACTGGAGACAACGAGCGCACCGCAGACGCGGTCGCCGAGGAGGTCAGTATCGACCGCGTCATGGCCGACGTGCTGCCCGACGAGAAACGCGAAGAGATCGGTCGCCTGCAGGACGAGGGTCACCGCGTAGCGATGGTCGGCGACGGCATCAACGACGCTCCCGCACTCACGCAGGCCGACATCGGGATCGCCATCGGCGCCGGGACCGACATCGCCATCGAATCGGCGGACATCGTCCTGATGGGCGACCGGCTTGGTGGCGTGATGGACGCCTACGAGATCGGGAACGAGAGCTACCGGAAGACCCGTCAGAACCTCGCGACGGCCTTCGCGTTCAACGGGGTCGGTGTCGCCGCCGCGACCACGGGGCTCGTTCACCCGGTGTTCGCGATGCTCGCGATGGTGCTGTCCGTCTCGGCCGTCCTCGCCAACAGCTTCGCTGGTCAGCTCCTCTCCGGCGAGGGTGTCAACACCGAGTTCGCCCTCGACGACCGCACCGACGGCGAGCGTGGAGACGGCCGAGTGACAGCCGATTAA